Proteins from a genomic interval of Aphis gossypii isolate Hap1 unplaced genomic scaffold, ASM2018417v2 Contig00595, whole genome shotgun sequence:
- the LOC126554758 gene encoding uncharacterized protein LOC126554758: MYNFMSKYNFSVRKPEATSIGRLMAFNKINVGAFFDKLKEIKLEKHFNASQIFNVDESGISSVPTKLPKVISPTVARRVAKIVSAERGKNITVVLGISATGVYVPPFLIFARKRMDKQLIEGAPPGSVAIGNDNGWMTSDSFLLYLEHFCKHVKATPENPILLILDNHVSHVSLQAIRFCREHNITMLGFPPHTTHKLQPLDVAIFGPLKTYYSQACDTFMVNNPGRAINDRDIGKLFGESYNRAATVGNAIKGFSACGIEPFNPNIFSDYDFASAEVTERPLTIEEQPIPETINKDQPIPGQINEEHPIPRPMNEEQPIPGSSRTIEHIQPAKLPALPVAVRPVSKRKPRAKMPTLEITSSPVKSILEMKEQQKILNEQKKKERLEKRKLLKENKIKNKKLRGKNVRRKIILSSEESEDDEVPYVDTDNEESSYDEECIFCQELYRNDKNGESWIKCIKCGRWAHELCAGVECWKTFTCEFCRKHIL, translated from the coding sequence ATGTATAACTTTATGTCTAAGTATAACTTTAGTGTTAGAAAACCAGAAGCAACTTCTATTGGTCGGCTTATGgcgttcaataaaataaatgttggcgcattttttgacaaactaaaagaaatcaaacttgaaaaacattttaatgccAGCCAGATATTCAATGTGGACGAATCTGGTATCTCTAGCGTGCCAACTAAACTACCAAAAGTTATTTCTCCAACTGTCGCACGAAGAGTTGCAAAAATTGTGTCTGCAGAACGTGGAAAAAATATCACTGTCGTTTTAGGAATAAGTGCTACAGGTGTATACGTGCCACCCTTTCTAATATTTGCAAGAAAACGTATggataaacaattaatagaaGGAGCACCTCCTGGTTCAGTGGCTATAGGTAATGATAATGGTTGGATGACTTCTGACAGTTTCTTACTTTACCTTGAGCATTTTTGTAAGCATGTAAAAGCAACTCCTGAAaatcctatattattaattctggATAACCACGTTTCGCATGTTTCTCTACAAGCCATTCGTTTTTGtcgtgaacataatattacaatgctTGGGTTTCCTCCCCATACCACACATAAGTTACAACCACTAGACGTTGCAATTTTCGGGCCTCTGAAGACGTATTATAGTCAAGCTTGTGATACATTTATGGTAAATAACCCGGGACGTGCAATAAATGATCGTGATATTGGAAAACTATTTGGTGAATCATATAATAGAGCTGCTACTGTAGGAAATGCCATAAAAGGTTTCAGTGCTTGTGGTATAGAACCCTTtaatccaaatattttttcggaTTATGATTTTGCTTCTGCGGAAGTTACAGAAAGACCATTGACTATTGAAGAGCAGCCTATAcctgaaacaataaataaagatcAGCCTATCCCTGGACAAATAAATGAAGAGCACCCTATACCTAGGCCAATGAATGAAGAGCAACCTATACCTGGATCAAGTCGGACAATTGAACACATTCAACCAGCAAAACTACCAGCTTTACCAGTGGCAGTGAGACCTGTTTCCAAACGCAAACCTAGGGCCAAAATGCCAACTTTAGAAATAACAAGCTCACCAGTAAAATCCATATTAGAAATGAAAGAACAACAGAAAATcttaaatgaacaaaaaaaaaaagaacgatTAGAAAAAAGAAagctattaaaagaaaataagataaaaaataaaaaactgcgTGGGAAAAATGTTAGacgcaaaataattttatcttctGAAGAATCGGAAGATGATGAAGTTCCATATGTTGATACAGATAATGAAGAATCAAGTTATGACGAAGAATGTATTTTTTGCCAAGAACTTTATCGTAACGATAAAAACGGTGAATCGTGGATTAAGTGTATCAAGTGTGGAAGATGGGCTCACGAACTTTGTGCAGGAGTAGAATGTTGGAAAACATTCACCTGCGAGTTTTGcagaaaacatattttataa